The Bacteroidia bacterium genomic interval GCAGCATGTGGGTAATAATGCATAAACACATCATGCATTACGACAAAGGAAGCTGGCAAAGATGGGACCTTGAAAAAAGCATTTCTGCAAGTACACGAGATCAGCAAGGTAGAATATGGATGGGAATGCAAGGGACTCCTTATTTACAGATATTTGATCAGGGCAAAATTAAGGAAGCTAAAGTTGAAGTAAATGGAGAGCTCCAAAACATTCCTCCAACTACGATTAGAAAGATTAGCTTTTCCAATGATAGCAGTTTTTATTTCAGTACTTCTCGCTCTATGATCATTTTTGCTCAATTGGAGGAAATTCAGGAAGAAAGCCTCATCATTTCGCTGGATACGATCAATTCTTTTCCGATTCCCTTAGAAAGGGATAATTTGATTCGGAATCTATATGTATCCAGCGATGATAATCTCTGGATTGTATATGGAGACAATCAGGTGTATCGCTACGGCGGAACTCAATGGACGGGTCCTGCCAATATCAGCCTGGGAGCCATTTATGATATTTCTGATTCGGAGGGAAAGATTTGGTTTAGCGGTGGGGAAAGGGGACTCTTTCCCGGTGGTATAGGATTTACTGATGATGCAAACTGGCCGAATATTGTCCCGTTTGATTTGGGGGATTGCCAATATGAGCAAAGTTTTGCCTGGAATATCGTCGAAAATAGTGGCAACTATTATGTCGCGCATCGCTATGGAATTACCATCCGTGATGAACAGGGAAATTGTACCTATGTACCCAAACCTTCTCAAACTGAATTTCCCGTACTGAGCAAATTGCAATTGGATGCCTACGGAAATGTTTGGACCGCCGCTTTCCGCGAACTTTATGTCTACAATCCCGATCAACTCATTGAGGTGATTCAGGAGCCCGTCGCTGCTCCTCCTATGAATTTCAATTTTGGCGAATATAGCTGTGTAGATCCTTTAGACCTGGAAACCTGGCAAATCTACCCGCTTCCTGTTAGCTATGGGCTTTGGATCGAAAGAAATTTTGCAGTAGACACAGAGGTAGATGTTTACCTCCTGGATTATATGGGCAGAAGAGTAGGGCAGTGGGAAAATCTTGACCCGGGAGCAGGTGACTATAAAAAGTTTCTAGAGCTGGGCAATATTCCAGCCGGCAATTACCTTCTGCAAATTGTGGTGAATGGAGCGACGGAGGTGCGAAAAATCAGTTTACAAACTTTTTAGAGCTTCTGTATTTTCTCAAGCATTTCCGCTGACATCGGAACTTTTTTCTTTTGGGCGTAATCGTAAACTACGATGCGAGATTCATTTTTGGCGGAAACCCGCAAATGCTTTTCACTCACTAATAAGGTCTCCAGGATAAAATCCGTATTCGTCATTTCTTTTATTCGAGAGCCCATCCAGGCGGTATCCGGATAGCTCATGGGGTAGATGTATTTACATTCGGTTTCAGCCAAAATAGGACCGGCCACCTTTCCACTGAAATCAAAGAAGTCAATCTTTTGGAAAAAGTCGAGACGAGAAACCTCAATATATTTGAGGTAAATTACATTATTGACATGCTGGTTTTGATCCATGTCCGCCCATTGGACAGGAACATGGCTGATGACAGGGTAGGGGGAAAGTAATTCCGCTATTTTGGGATTCATCCCTTATTCGAAGGTCAGTGCCACAAATTGGGCGATGCAAACGGGTTTTTCAGAGCCCTCCATTTCGGTTATTCCATCTATAACCATCTTCACTCCATTTTCTCCATAGGGATCCACCTGAACGAGGCTTGCCTTCATTCTCAATTTTGCACCGGAAGGCACATGGGAAGTAAAGCGAACTTTATTGAGTCCATAGTTTACTCCCATTTTTGCAGATTCTACGTGAATCAATTCCCCTACAAAATGAGAGATCAGAGAAAGCGAAAGGAAACCATGAGCAATAGGACCTCCAAATGGAGAATGAGCCTTTGCTTTTTCAATGTCTGTATGAATCCACTGATCATCCAGGGTAGCAACAGCAAAACTGTTGATCATTTCCTGGGTAACGGTAACCCATTTAGAAGGGCCTATTTCTTTTCCTATTGCTGAAGATAAATCGGATAGCTGCTTGAAGGTCATATGGAGATCTTTTCAAATGATTTGGCTGCTTCAATGATAGCAGCTGCATCAAATTTACAAAGATTCCATAACTCCTGCTGCGTACCATGGTCGATGAATTTATCAGGCACTCCCAAACGCTTGATTTGGGCAGAATATCCCTGATCGGCCATGAATTCTACCACTGCAGAACCAAAGCCTCCTTTGATGGCACCATCTTCTACGGTGATCACTTTGCTGTATTTCGTAAATACCTCATGAAGCATTTCTTCATCTATGGGTTTTACAAAACGCATATCATAGTGAGCCGGATAAATGCCTTCTTTATTCAATTCAGCAAGGGCAGCTTGAGCAAAGTTGCCGGGATGACCGATGGTAAGGATAGCGATATCTTCTCCTTCTGTCAGCTGGCGACCTTTTCCTACTTCCAGGAGTTCCAAAGGAGTTCTCCACTCAGGCATAACGCCTTGTCCACGAGGATAGCGGATAGAGAATGGACCTTCTTCCCATTTGGTAGAAGTGTACATGAGGTTTCTTAGCTCTGACTCATTCATCGGAGCCGAGATCACCATATTCGGGATACAACGGAAGTAAGCCAAATCAAATACCCCATGATGTGTAGCGCCATCCGCACCTGCCAATCCTCCTCGATCGAGGCAGAAGACAACGGGCAATTTTTGGAGGGCAACATCATGAACAACCTGATCATAGGCTCTTTGCATGAAGGTCGAGTAGATATTACAGAATACTTTCATGCCCTGAGTCGCAAGACCGGCAGAGAAAGTAACTGCATGTTGCTCAGCAATGCCGACATCGAAAGAACGATCCGGCATTTCTTTAAGCATATATTTCAAACTACAACCACTCGGCATCGCAGGAGTTACTCCCATGATGCGCTCATCCTCTTTCGCCAATTCAATAATGGTATGTCCAAATACATCCTGGTACTTGGGAGGCTGTGGAGCGTCGAAGGTCTTTTTTACAATTTCACCTGTGCCTTTATCGAACAGACCCGGCGCATGCC includes:
- a CDS encoding thioesterase family protein, whose translation is MNPKIAELLSPYPVISHVPVQWADMDQNQHVNNVIYLKYIEVSRLDFFQKIDFFDFSGKVAGPILAETECKYIYPMSYPDTAWMGSRIKEMTNTDFILETLLVSEKHLRVSAKNESRIVVYDYAQKKKVPMSAEMLEKIQKL
- a CDS encoding MaoC family dehydratase; its protein translation is MTFKQLSDLSSAIGKEIGPSKWVTVTQEMINSFAVATLDDQWIHTDIEKAKAHSPFGGPIAHGFLSLSLISHFVGELIHVESAKMGVNYGLNKVRFTSHVPSGAKLRMKASLVQVDPYGENGVKMVIDGITEMEGSEKPVCIAQFVALTFE
- the dxs gene encoding 1-deoxy-D-xylulose-5-phosphate synthase; its protein translation is MSAIEAGKLLQKVNIPEDLRKLKPEELYDFCKDLRDYIISTVSVNGGHFGASLGVVEITAAIHYVFNTPYDQVVWDVGHQAYGHKLITGRRDRFHTNRKFGGISGFPKRSESEYDTFGVGHSSTSVSAAVGMAVAKAYKGEQDKKVIAVIGDGAMTGGIAFEGLNHGGWEDADLLVILNDNCMSIDPNVGALKEYLTDITTSHTYNKIRDELWKLLGKLEKFGPKARGAARKLEQMLTAATKPGMLFEALGFRYFGPIDGHDINHLVRVMSDLKDIPGPKLLHCVTVKGKGFDLAEKDQTKWHAPGLFDKGTGEIVKKTFDAPQPPKYQDVFGHTIIELAKEDERIMGVTPAMPSGCSLKYMLKEMPDRSFDVGIAEQHAVTFSAGLATQGMKVFCNIYSTFMQRAYDQVVHDVALQKLPVVFCLDRGGLAGADGATHHGVFDLAYFRCIPNMVISAPMNESELRNLMYTSTKWEEGPFSIRYPRGQGVMPEWRTPLELLEVGKGRQLTEGEDIAILTIGHPGNFAQAALAELNKEGIYPAHYDMRFVKPIDEEMLHEVFTKYSKVITVEDGAIKGGFGSAVVEFMADQGYSAQIKRLGVPDKFIDHGTQQELWNLCKFDAAAIIEAAKSFEKISI